CTGGCCAGGCGGAACAACAGGCTGTAGCCGATCTGGCCGGCGGCACCGGTGACGGCGACCTTGAGTGGACTTGCGCTCACGTCGGTTCTGCTCCTTTGACGGATTCTTTTAGGTGGATCCACGAGACGGGGTTCGGGGTCGAAACTAGCGCACCGGCGCAGCCGCCAATTCGCCTGGTCCGGCCCGCAGCCGAGAACGTCTCCTGTTGTTGCCGCAAGACGCGTACGATGAACCACCGCTCAGCAGGGCCGCACTGCGATCGGAGGTGGACGTGTTTCCTGGATTCGACGCTTTGCCCGAAGCACTGAGGCCGGTCGCGCGACAGCGCAACCAACACGTGCACCCGGTGCCCAATCCGCCGACCGAGACGCTCGTCGACTGCGCTGTCTACCTGGACGGCAATCGGCTGCCCGGCAAGTGGTCGCCCGCCGACGCCCTGGCCAAGGTGAAGGAGCTGCGCCTAATCGGCCAGAACGCCTTCGCGTGGGTGGGTCTGCACGAGCCGGACGAGCTACAGATGCAGGAGGTCGCCGACCTCTACGGCCTGCACCCGCTGGCCGTCGAGGACGCTGTGCACGCCCACCAGCGACCCAAGCTGGAGCGCTACGACGAGACCCTGTTCCTGGTGCTCAAGACGGTCAAATACGTACCGCACGAGTCGGTGGTGCTGGCCCGCGAGATCGTGGAAACCGGCGAGATCATGATCTTCGTCGGCGCCGATTTCGTGGTCACCGTCCGGCACGGCGAGCACGGCGGGCTGCACGACGTGCGCAAGCGGATGGACGCCAACCCCGAGCACCTGCGGCTGGGCCCATACGCGGTGATGCACGCGATCGCCGACTATGTGGTGGACCACTACCTCGAGGTCACGGAGTTGATGGAGGACGACGTCGACGCGATCGAGGTGGTGGCGTTCGCGCCCGGCCGCAAGATCGACGTCGAGCCGATCTACCTGCTCAAGCGCGAGGTCGTCGAGTTGCGCCGCTGCGTGGCCCCGTTGTCGGGCGCGTTCGGGCGCATGCAGACCGAGAACAAGGACCTGATCTCCAAGGAAGTGCGGCGCTACCTGCGCGACGTCGCCGATCACCAGACCGAGGCCGCCGAGCAGATCGCAGCGTACGACGACATGCTGAACTCACTGGTGCAGGCCGCGCTGGCCCGGGTCGGCATGCAGCAGAACATGGACATGCGCAAGATCTCGGCGTGGGCCGGCATCATCGCGGTGCCCACCATGGTCGCCGGGATCTATGGCATGAACTTCCACTTCATGCCGGAATTGGACGAGAAGTGGGGCTACCCCACGGTGGTCGGCGCCATGGTCCTCATCTGCGTATTCCTGTACTTCCAGTTCCGTAAGCAGGACTGGCTGTAGCGGCGCGAGTCTCCGACCGCCGGCCCGAGCCTGAAATCGGGCGGTCAACTGGGTTGTGCAGCAGGACGATTCGGGTCAAACACGTCGACTCCGTCGTTCTGCCAGGCCTGGCGCATGGCCTCGGCGCCCTTGAGCCGAACCCACGCCGCCTCGGTGGCCGTCAGAGGAGTCGCGGACAGAAACTGCACCGGGGCGCGCGGCGGATCCAGCGCCAGTTCGGCAATATCGCTGCGGCCCAACAACACCGCGGTGAACGGCGCCGCGGCCCACAACGGCGCGCCGAGATCGATCAGCGCGTCGGGCACCAGCACCATGCCTTCCACCGCAGGCGTGGCCGCCACGATCGCCAGGCTGCGCGCCAGCCCGGCGACCGGACCCGTATCCCGCAGCCGGCACACCACTTCGGCGCGCGGTCCCGGATTCGTCGGTGACGATCTCGGTCGGGTCGGTCATCGGATGACGCGAGCAACCCAGGGTCACATAATGCGTCAACCCTTCGGAGCGAAAGCGCAGCACCTCGATAGGCTCGGCGCCCAGAAACGTCACGCTCGCCGAATCGGGCTCCCGAACCGGCGAAATGGTCACGCAGCCAAGCACGTACCCGATCCAGCGTCATTGTTCGAGAGGTACTGTGAGGTTGACTCCGGAATCGGCGTCGAATACGGCGACCTTGGCGGTGTCGAACGCCAGCTCGACCTGCCCGCCGGCTGCGGCCTTCGACTCGGCGGAAACCCTTGCCACGAATTGGTTTTCGTTCACCTCCGACTCGGCCGCCACCTCGTCCAATAGCGCCGAGTGCACGTCGGGGCCGGCGGTGGTGAAGTAGACGTACTTGTCCGAGCCCAGCGACTCGACGAGGTCGACGTCGACCTGGAAGATCAGCGACCCGATCCGCTGGTAGCCGTCGATCAGCGCAGCATCGTGAATGTGCTCGGGACGCACCCCCACCAGCACACTCTCTGGTTTCGGGTGCTGCGCTATCACCTGCACAACCTCGGGCGCCAACGTCACCTCGCCGAAGGACAGGCTCAGGCCGAACGACGTCAACGTGGCCGGGAAGAAGTTCATCGCCGGAGAACCGATGAAACCGGCCACGAAGAGGTTCGCCGGCCGCTCGTAAAGCTCGGTGGGCGTGCCGATCTGCTGGGCGACTCCGGCATGCATGACCACCACCCGGTCGCCCAGCGTCATCGCCTCGGTCTGGTCGTGGGTGACGTAAACGGTGGTGGTGCCCAGCCGCTTCTGCAGCCGGGCGATCTCACCGCGCATCTGTACGCGCAGCTTCGCGTCCAGGTTGGACAGCGGCTCGTCCATCAAAAAAGCCTTGGGTTGACGCACGATTGCCCGACCCATCGCGACCCGCTGCCGCTGACCGCCGGACAATTGTGCGGGCCGGCGATCCAGCAGGTCGGTCAAGTCCAGGATTTTGGCGGTCTCCTCGACCTTGGCCGCGATGTCCGCCTTCTTCATCTTGGCCAGCGTCAGCGGGAAGGCGATGTTCTGCCGGACCGTCATGTGCGGATACAGCGCATAGGACTGGAAGACCATCGCGATGTCACGGTCCTTGGGATCCTTCTCGTTGACCCGCTCGCCGCCGATACGCAACTCGCCCGACGAGATATCCTCAAGTCCGGCAATCATATTCAGTGTGGTGGTCTTGCCGCAGCCGGATGGTCCGACCAGGATCAGGAATTCACCGTCGGCAATGGTGACGCTCAGGTCCCGCACCGCGGTGTGGCCGTCCGGGTAACTCTTGTGGAGGTGTTCGAGCACAATCTCGGCCATCGGGCTATCCCTTCACGGCGCCGGAGGTCAAGCCGGCGACGATGCGTCGCTGGAAGATCAGGACAAAGACAATGATCGGGACGGTGATCACGATCGCACCCGCCGCGATCGATCCGGTCGGCTCCTCGAACTGCGAGCTGCCGGTGAAGTTGGCGATCGCCACCGGTGCGGTGATGGCCGCCTTGGTGGCGGTCAGGGAAAGGGCCAACAGCAAGTCGTTCCAGGCGAAAATGAACACCAGAATGGCCGCCGTCACCAGCCCCGGCGCGGCGAGGGGGGCGATCACCTTGAGCAGGACCTGAGCCGGGGTGGCGCCATCCATCTTGGCCGCCTTCTCCAAATCCCATGGAATTTC
The nucleotide sequence above comes from Mycobacterium kiyosense. Encoded proteins:
- the sugC gene encoding trehalose import ATP-binding protein SugC, which produces MAEIVLEHLHKSYPDGHTAVRDLSVTIADGEFLILVGPSGCGKTTTLNMIAGLEDISSGELRIGGERVNEKDPKDRDIAMVFQSYALYPHMTVRQNIAFPLTLAKMKKADIAAKVEETAKILDLTDLLDRRPAQLSGGQRQRVAMGRAIVRQPKAFLMDEPLSNLDAKLRVQMRGEIARLQKRLGTTTVYVTHDQTEAMTLGDRVVVMHAGVAQQIGTPTELYERPANLFVAGFIGSPAMNFFPATLTSFGLSLSFGEVTLAPEVVQVIAQHPKPESVLVGVRPEHIHDAALIDGYQRIGSLIFQVDVDLVESLGSDKYVYFTTAGPDVHSALLDEVAAESEVNENQFVARVSAESKAAAGGQVELAFDTAKVAVFDADSGVNLTVPLEQ
- a CDS encoding hypothetical protein (frameshifted, deletion at around 4917002,4916996); translation: MVCRLRDTGPVAGLARSLAIVAATPAVEGMVLVPDALIDLGAPLWAAAPFTAVLLGRSDIAELALDPPRAPVQFLSATPLTATEAAWVRLKGAEAMRQAWQNDGVDVFDPNRPAAQPS
- the corA gene encoding magnesium transport protein CorA — protein: MFPGFDALPEALRPVARQRNQHVHPVPNPPTETLVDCAVYLDGNRLPGKWSPADALAKVKELRLIGQNAFAWVGLHEPDELQMQEVADLYGLHPLAVEDAVHAHQRPKLERYDETLFLVLKTVKYVPHESVVLAREIVETGEIMIFVGADFVVTVRHGEHGGLHDVRKRMDANPEHLRLGPYAVMHAIADYVVDHYLEVTELMEDDVDAIEVVAFAPGRKIDVEPIYLLKREVVELRRCVAPLSGAFGRMQTENKDLISKEVRRYLRDVADHQTEAAEQIAAYDDMLNSLVQAALARVGMQQNMDMRKISAWAGIIAVPTMVAGIYGMNFHFMPELDEKWGYPTVVGAMVLICVFLYFQFRKQDWL